One window from the genome of Faecalibacterium sp. HTF-F encodes:
- a CDS encoding TENA/THI-4 family protein codes for MSEQSFVQQLVQESLPVWEQCLHSEFLERLADGTLDEACFKGYIVEDSLYLREYAKVFAWGMTKAADMQTIRTYYSLLSFVNENEDAERLRCLRQFGLTDEGIQSLPLRPENRAYVDYMIDTARNSEDAAECMMACLPCMLSYSWIFQKLLKEHPAVQDAPYGALVADYAGRDYEEACRDWAAFAEKTCKGLSPERLARCREIFHACSVYELDFWAMAALPRSDL; via the coding sequence GTGAGTGAGCAGTCTTTTGTGCAGCAGCTGGTACAGGAAAGCCTGCCCGTGTGGGAGCAGTGCCTGCATTCGGAATTTCTGGAAAGACTTGCGGACGGCACGCTGGACGAAGCCTGCTTTAAGGGCTACATTGTAGAGGACAGCCTTTACCTGCGGGAATATGCCAAGGTGTTCGCATGGGGCATGACCAAGGCGGCAGATATGCAGACCATCCGCACCTACTATTCCCTGCTGTCCTTCGTAAACGAGAACGAGGACGCCGAACGCCTGCGCTGCCTGAGGCAGTTCGGGCTGACCGATGAGGGCATCCAGAGCCTGCCGCTGCGGCCGGAGAACCGCGCCTATGTGGACTACATGATCGACACCGCCAGAAACAGCGAGGACGCAGCCGAGTGCATGATGGCCTGCCTGCCCTGCATGCTGAGCTACAGCTGGATCTTCCAGAAGCTGCTGAAAGAGCACCCCGCTGTGCAGGATGCCCCCTATGGTGCGCTGGTGGCAGACTATGCAGGCAGGGACTACGAGGAAGCCTGCCGCGACTGGGCTGCATTTGCAGAAAAGACCTGTAAGGGCCTGAGCCCGGAGCGCCTTGCCCGCTGCCGCGAGATCTTCCATGCCTGCTCTGTGTATGAGCTGGATTTCTGGGCCATGGCGGCTTTGCCCCGCAGCGACCTGTAA
- the thiD gene encoding bifunctional hydroxymethylpyrimidine kinase/phosphomethylpyrimidine kinase yields MKTALTIAGSDSSGGAGIQADIKTMTANGVYAMSAITALTAQNTTGVTGIFEATPEFLAQEIDAIFTDIYPDAVKIGMVSSAELIGVIAEKLRSYDAKHIVVDPVMVATSGSKLLRDDAVQALTEKLLPMAEVVTPNIPEAEILSGMKITDAAGMEAAAQRISEKYHCAVLCKGGHQINDADDLLWRNGCGKWFRGRRIDNPNTHGTGCTLSSAIASNLAKGYDLDTSVERAKAYISGCLSAMLDLGHGSGPMNHMFALKGEFVGE; encoded by the coding sequence ATGAAAACCGCATTGACCATTGCCGGCAGCGATTCCAGCGGCGGTGCCGGCATTCAGGCCGATATCAAGACCATGACCGCCAACGGCGTGTATGCCATGAGCGCCATCACCGCCCTGACCGCCCAGAACACCACCGGTGTTACCGGCATTTTTGAAGCCACCCCGGAATTTCTGGCGCAGGAGATCGACGCCATTTTTACCGACATCTACCCGGACGCCGTCAAGATCGGCATGGTATCCTCGGCTGAGCTGATCGGGGTAATTGCTGAGAAGCTGCGCAGCTATGATGCAAAGCATATCGTGGTGGATCCCGTGATGGTAGCCACCTCCGGTTCCAAGCTGCTGCGGGATGACGCCGTGCAGGCACTGACCGAAAAGCTGCTGCCCATGGCAGAGGTCGTCACCCCCAATATCCCGGAGGCCGAGATCCTCTCCGGCATGAAGATCACCGACGCGGCAGGCATGGAAGCTGCCGCACAGCGCATCAGTGAAAAATATCACTGCGCCGTGCTGTGCAAGGGCGGCCACCAGATCAATGACGCCGACGACCTGCTGTGGCGGAACGGCTGCGGCAAGTGGTTCCGGGGCAGACGCATTGACAACCCCAATACGCACGGCACCGGCTGCACCCTGTCCAGCGCCATTGCATCCAATCTGGCAAAGGGCTATGATCTGGATACTTCTGTGGAGCGGGCAAAAGCCTATATTTCCGGCTGTCTTTCTGCCATGCTGGATCTGGGCCATGGCTCCGGCCCCATGAACCACATGTTTGCACTGAAGGGAGAATTTGTTGGTGAGTGA
- a CDS encoding TIGR00730 family Rossman fold protein, with amino-acid sequence MNITVYLGANEGSDPALAAAVRELGSWIGANGHHLVYGGSRSGLMGLLAQSALDAGGTVTGVEPQFFIQQELQHDGLTELIVTRDMAERKTKMIELGDAFIAFPGGTGTLEEIAEVMSRVSLGQLDAPCILYDLNGYYDSLKALLDKMIEKGLSTPQRQRGIRFAANLEEITTILNKA; translated from the coding sequence ATGAACATTACAGTCTATCTTGGGGCAAATGAAGGCAGCGATCCGGCATTGGCAGCGGCTGTCCGGGAGCTGGGCAGCTGGATCGGCGCAAACGGGCATCACCTTGTATACGGCGGTTCCCGCAGCGGTCTGATGGGCCTGCTGGCGCAGAGCGCACTGGATGCGGGCGGCACCGTGACCGGTGTAGAGCCGCAGTTTTTTATTCAGCAGGAGCTGCAGCATGATGGCCTGACCGAATTGATCGTTACCAGAGACATGGCTGAGCGCAAGACGAAGATGATCGAGCTGGGGGATGCCTTTATCGCATTCCCCGGCGGCACCGGCACGCTGGAAGAAATTGCAGAAGTGATGTCCCGGGTCTCGCTGGGTCAGTTGGATGCGCCCTGCATCCTTTATGATCTGAACGGCTACTACGACAGCCTGAAGGCACTGCTGGACAAAATGATCGAGAAGGGGCTTTCCACGCCGCAGCGCCAGCGGGGCATCCGATTTGCGGCGAATCTGGAAGAGATCACAACAATTTTGAATAAAGCCTAA
- a CDS encoding NAD(P)-dependent oxidoreductase codes for MFHKLVAIEPVSLIPSAEQELHQYAEEVTLYRDIPADDDEIVRRIGDADAALLSYTSRMGKSVIERCPNIRYIGMCCSLYSEESANVDIAYARTRSIKVLGIRDYGDRGVVEYVLHELIGILHGFGMPMLRDEPVEITGLKVGIVGLGVSGKMIADALQFMGADIAYYSRTRKSDAEASGMAYKPLAQLLTESEVVFTCLNKNVLLLGKDEFAQLGEGKVLFNTSIGPGFDSAALEDWLTLPGTHFFCDTRAAAGPVGEGFFERENVHCANVSAGRTKQAFVLLSQKVLANIRTALGE; via the coding sequence ATGTTCCATAAACTGGTAGCCATTGAGCCGGTCAGCCTGATCCCCTCCGCTGAACAGGAGCTGCATCAGTATGCAGAAGAGGTGACCCTGTACCGCGATATCCCGGCGGACGATGACGAGATCGTGCGGCGTATCGGGGATGCAGATGCCGCGCTTCTGAGCTATACCTCCCGCATGGGCAAAAGCGTGATCGAGCGCTGCCCGAATATCCGTTACATCGGCATGTGCTGCAGTCTGTACTCGGAGGAGAGCGCCAACGTAGATATCGCCTATGCCCGCACCCGCAGCATCAAAGTGCTGGGCATCCGGGACTACGGCGACCGCGGCGTTGTGGAGTACGTTCTGCACGAGCTCATCGGCATCCTGCACGGTTTTGGAATGCCCATGCTGCGGGACGAGCCTGTGGAGATCACCGGGCTGAAGGTCGGCATCGTCGGGCTGGGTGTGTCCGGCAAAATGATCGCCGATGCGCTGCAGTTTATGGGTGCCGACATTGCCTATTACAGCCGCACCCGCAAGTCCGATGCCGAAGCCTCCGGCATGGCCTACAAGCCGCTGGCACAGCTGCTGACCGAGAGCGAGGTGGTGTTCACCTGCCTGAACAAAAACGTCCTGCTGCTGGGCAAAGACGAATTTGCGCAGCTGGGCGAGGGAAAGGTGCTGTTCAACACCTCCATCGGTCCGGGCTTTGACTCGGCCGCACTGGAAGATTGGCTCACTCTGCCAGGCACCCATTTCTTCTGCGATACCCGCGCCGCTGCAGGCCCGGTGGGCGAGGGCTTTTTTGAACGCGAGAACGTACACTGCGCCAATGTTTCCGCCGGGCGCACCAAGCAGGCCTTTGTGCTGCTGAGCCAGAAGGTGCTGGCAAATATCCGCACTGCTCTGGGAGAATGA
- a CDS encoding aspartate dehydrogenase domain-containing protein — protein MKTKFGIVGCGFLGNIVADAWKNGLLPDYELVGVTSRTRASAEKTAETVGCAVCDDVDALLALEPEYIVETASVEAVRAMAVPVLKKGVNLVIISIGAFADLAFYEQVKAAAAEGDAKVHLASGAIGGFDVLQTVTLMAQAQQLAETAGIETHTGARGFRNTPVWEEHLLTDTEKTTVFTGNAKQAIATFPRRVNVAVATSLATTGPEITGVTMHSVPGWVGDDHRITAEIEGVKAVVDICSSTSAIAGWSVVSLLRNLASPVCFY, from the coding sequence ATGAAAACAAAATTTGGTATCGTAGGCTGCGGATTTCTGGGCAACATTGTGGCCGATGCATGGAAGAACGGTCTTCTGCCGGACTACGAGCTGGTGGGCGTGACCAGCCGCACCCGTGCTTCGGCAGAAAAGACTGCCGAAACAGTGGGCTGTGCCGTGTGTGACGATGTGGATGCTCTGCTGGCGCTGGAGCCAGAGTACATCGTGGAGACCGCTTCGGTGGAGGCTGTGCGCGCCATGGCTGTGCCTGTGCTGAAAAAAGGCGTGAACCTGGTCATCATTTCCATTGGCGCGTTTGCAGACCTTGCCTTTTATGAGCAGGTCAAGGCCGCTGCCGCAGAGGGTGATGCCAAGGTGCATCTGGCAAGCGGTGCCATCGGCGGCTTTGATGTACTGCAGACCGTCACCCTGATGGCTCAGGCCCAGCAGCTGGCCGAGACCGCAGGCATCGAGACCCACACCGGCGCAAGGGGCTTCCGCAACACGCCCGTATGGGAGGAGCACCTGCTCACCGATACGGAAAAGACCACTGTGTTCACCGGCAATGCCAAGCAAGCCATTGCCACCTTCCCGCGCCGGGTCAACGTAGCCGTGGCCACCTCTCTGGCCACCACCGGCCCGGAGATCACCGGCGTGACCATGCATTCGGTCCCCGGCTGGGTGGGTGACGATCACCGCATCACTGCCGAGATCGAGGGTGTGAAGGCTGTGGTGGACATCTGCTCTTCCACCAGCGCCATTGCTGGCTGGAGTGTGGTTTCCCTGCTGCGCAATCTCGCTTCCCCTGTGTGTTTCTATTAA
- a CDS encoding chromate transporter — translation MSKTKELFWTFFKIGAFTFGGGYAMVALLQNEFVEEKKWLTKEEFLDMVAIAESTPGPVAVNSATYIGYKIEGAAGAAASTVAVCLPSFAVIYLISLFFDQFLRLSVVASAFHGIQVCVIYLILSAGLKMLKELEHSVFNIVILTTVAAAMVGCSIAAVSFSSIFYILFSGAAGLLVYAVQQLRKGEKKP, via the coding sequence ATGTCGAAAACAAAGGAGCTTTTCTGGACGTTTTTCAAAATTGGAGCGTTCACGTTTGGCGGCGGCTATGCCATGGTGGCTTTGCTGCAGAATGAATTTGTGGAAGAGAAAAAGTGGTTGACAAAAGAAGAATTTCTGGACATGGTGGCAATTGCGGAGTCTACGCCCGGCCCGGTGGCGGTGAACAGTGCCACCTATATCGGCTACAAGATCGAGGGTGCGGCAGGCGCGGCGGCGTCCACGGTGGCGGTGTGTCTCCCGTCCTTCGCGGTCATTTATCTGATCTCGCTGTTCTTTGACCAGTTCCTCCGCCTTTCGGTGGTGGCAAGTGCGTTCCACGGTATTCAGGTGTGTGTGATCTATCTGATCCTTTCCGCCGGACTGAAGATGCTGAAGGAGCTGGAACACAGCGTCTTCAATATCGTCATCCTGACCACGGTTGCGGCAGCGATGGTGGGCTGTTCCATTGCAGCAGTGTCCTTCTCTTCCATTTTTTACATCCTGTTCAGCGGTGCGGCCGGGCTGCTGGTGTATGCAGTACAGCAGCTGCGGAAGGGGGAGAAGAAGCCGTGA
- a CDS encoding chromate transporter, producing the protein MIYVELFWNFLVIGALSFGGGYGMISLVRETVLGHGWLTEGEFLSFIAVSESTPGPLAINMATFIGASQGGFWGALCATLGVVLPSFVIILLVASVLQNLMKYAGVNAVLGGVRPCVVAMILATAVNMALSTLAGFAADKAGIAPDLRSIVVFLLLWGLHALCRRKKGKAPSPIGMILLSAGLGILFWGI; encoded by the coding sequence GTGATCTATGTAGAACTTTTCTGGAATTTCCTCGTGATCGGTGCGCTGTCCTTCGGCGGCGGCTACGGGATGATCTCGCTGGTGCGGGAAACGGTCTTAGGACACGGCTGGCTGACGGAAGGCGAATTTCTCAGCTTCATTGCCGTGTCGGAATCCACACCCGGCCCGCTGGCCATCAATATGGCCACCTTCATCGGTGCTTCACAGGGCGGCTTCTGGGGTGCGCTGTGCGCGACATTGGGCGTGGTGCTGCCGTCCTTTGTCATTATCCTGCTCGTTGCATCGGTGCTGCAGAACCTGATGAAGTATGCGGGAGTCAACGCAGTTCTTGGCGGCGTTCGTCCCTGTGTGGTGGCGATGATCCTGGCAACTGCTGTCAACATGGCGCTTTCTACGCTGGCCGGGTTTGCAGCGGACAAGGCAGGCATTGCACCGGATCTCCGTTCCATTGTGGTGTTCCTGCTGCTGTGGGGGCTGCATGCCCTTTGCCGCCGGAAAAAGGGCAAAGCACCATCGCCCATTGGGATGATCCTGCTCTCTGCAGGACTGGGGATCCTGTTCTGGGGAATATAA